The following are from one region of the Actinoplanes sp. L3-i22 genome:
- a CDS encoding LCP family protein — translation MTRVKKRWAWCGAALACVLAAPGVAVAATTIRGPLNMTTIRGPLNMTTIRGPLNLTTISGPLNILLVGIDPRDDHTAPLADSIIVAHVPADRSAAYLISIPRDLVVTIPAFPKSGSPAQRTKINAAMALGSRIGERKYNPEQGYELLSRTIGGVTGIKRFDAGAVLNFGGFTELVEAIGGISVAVDQNVVSEHRKPDGSSRDRLPQCPGHDNCHRPYVGAQKTYPRSDKPVHFTGWEALDYVRQRYGLPHSDYDRQRHQRQFVTALAKKLKRKVVTDPGRLVRLTGALGTSLTFVGNNHGIADWAQTLAVLRIRQMTGLGLPGSALFEGGIYKGEKLPGTVGPFFAAVDQDRIGPFLTAHPGVVSVDH, via the coding sequence ATGACGAGGGTGAAGAAGCGGTGGGCGTGGTGCGGGGCCGCCCTCGCGTGTGTCCTGGCGGCACCGGGCGTCGCGGTCGCGGCGACGACGATCCGCGGGCCGCTGAACATGACGACGATCCGCGGGCCGCTGAACATGACGACGATCCGCGGGCCGCTGAACTTGACGACGATCAGCGGGCCGCTGAACATTCTGCTGGTCGGCATCGACCCGCGGGACGACCACACCGCGCCGCTGGCCGACTCGATCATCGTGGCGCACGTGCCGGCCGACCGGAGCGCCGCCTACCTGATCTCGATCCCGCGCGACCTGGTCGTGACGATCCCGGCGTTCCCGAAGTCCGGCAGCCCGGCCCAGCGGACCAAGATCAACGCCGCGATGGCGCTGGGCAGCCGGATCGGCGAGCGGAAGTACAACCCCGAGCAGGGCTATGAGCTGCTCTCCCGGACGATCGGCGGGGTGACCGGGATCAAGCGGTTCGACGCCGGGGCGGTGCTCAACTTCGGCGGGTTCACCGAGCTGGTCGAGGCGATCGGCGGGATCAGCGTCGCCGTCGATCAGAACGTCGTCTCCGAGCATCGCAAACCGGACGGCTCGTCCCGCGACCGGCTGCCGCAGTGCCCGGGACACGACAACTGCCATCGGCCGTACGTCGGAGCGCAGAAGACGTACCCCCGGAGCGACAAACCGGTGCACTTCACCGGCTGGGAGGCGCTCGACTATGTGCGGCAGCGGTACGGCCTGCCGCACTCCGACTACGACCGGCAGCGGCACCAGCGGCAGTTCGTGACGGCGCTGGCGAAGAAGCTGAAGCGCAAGGTCGTCACCGATCCCGGCCGGCTGGTGCGGCTGACCGGTGCGCTCGGGACCTCGCTGACGTTCGTGGGCAACAACCACGGCATCGCCGACTGGGCGCAGACGCTCGCGGTACTGCGGATCCGGCAGATGACCGGCCTGGGCCTGCCCGGATCGGCGCTGTTCGAGGGCGGAATCTACAAGGGCGAGAAGCTTCCCGGTACGGTCGGCCCGTTCTTCGCCGCGGTGGATCAGGACCGGATCGGCCCGTTCCTGACCGCGCACCCGGGTGTGGTCAGCGTCGATCACTGA
- a CDS encoding MBL fold metallo-hydrolase — MRVDHGVVSGTFSLDGQTFDVDNNVWVVGDDAECVVIDAPHDVDAILAIVGERRVTAIVCTHAHDDHVRVAPALRERTGAPILLHPAERPLWELTHGDSVSWDEDLADGDRIEVGGGALTVLHTPGHAPGAVSLYAPELGAVFTGDTLFQGGPGATGRSFSDSDLIVASIRARLFALPGETVVHTGHGDDTTIGAERDALGA, encoded by the coding sequence ATGCGCGTGGATCACGGTGTGGTGAGCGGGACCTTCAGCCTCGACGGCCAGACGTTCGACGTCGACAACAACGTGTGGGTGGTCGGGGACGACGCCGAGTGCGTGGTGATCGACGCGCCGCACGACGTGGACGCGATCCTGGCGATCGTGGGGGAGCGGCGGGTCACCGCGATCGTCTGCACCCACGCGCACGACGATCACGTGCGGGTCGCGCCGGCCCTGCGGGAGCGGACCGGGGCGCCGATCCTGCTGCACCCGGCCGAGCGGCCGCTCTGGGAACTCACCCACGGTGACAGCGTGAGCTGGGACGAGGACCTCGCGGACGGGGACCGGATCGAGGTGGGCGGGGGTGCGCTGACCGTCCTGCACACGCCGGGGCACGCGCCCGGCGCGGTCTCGTTGTACGCGCCGGAGCTGGGTGCGGTGTTCACCGGGGATACGCTGTTCCAGGGTGGGCCGGGGGCGACCGGCCGATCGTTCTCGGACTCGGACCTGATCGTGGCGTCGATCCGGGCGAGGCTGTTCGCGCTGCCCGGCGAGACCGTCGTGCACACCGGGCACGGCGACGACACCACGATCGGCGCGGAGCGCGACGCTCTGGGCGCCTGA
- a CDS encoding phosphodiester glycosidase family protein: protein MSTDNAPKRKLSRRGFLAGGLGALAAAGGAGAWALDRYVIDHVEVSSASALTAANVVAAEAASDGTATATSYTSDTATVSIETVATGSGSDKITYFVADVTVGNATIVRSAFANDQFGENIIANPSTIAKSLDAVLAINGDYYGFRDTGIVIRNGVKFRDSGARQGLAFYADGTAKLYDETATTADALIAAGVWNTLSFGPGLVENGKVLTGIDQVEVDTNFGNHSIQGQQPRTGVGLIAANHLLWIVADGRSSGYSRGVTMTEFAQIFADRGAQLAYNIDGGGSSAMVFRGNLVNNPLGKGQERGTSDILYVAG, encoded by the coding sequence GTGAGCACTGACAACGCACCGAAACGCAAGCTTTCGCGGCGCGGCTTCCTGGCCGGTGGGCTGGGTGCGCTGGCCGCCGCCGGCGGGGCCGGCGCCTGGGCGCTGGACCGCTACGTCATCGACCACGTCGAGGTGTCCAGCGCCTCGGCCCTGACCGCGGCGAACGTCGTCGCCGCCGAGGCCGCGAGCGACGGGACCGCCACCGCGACCTCCTACACCAGCGACACCGCGACGGTCTCGATCGAGACCGTCGCGACCGGCTCGGGCAGCGACAAGATCACCTACTTCGTCGCGGACGTCACGGTCGGCAACGCGACGATCGTGCGGTCCGCGTTCGCGAACGACCAGTTCGGCGAGAACATCATCGCGAATCCGTCGACGATCGCGAAGAGCCTCGACGCGGTGCTGGCGATCAACGGCGACTACTACGGGTTCCGGGACACCGGGATCGTGATCCGCAACGGGGTGAAGTTCCGGGACTCCGGGGCGCGGCAGGGGCTCGCGTTCTACGCCGACGGGACCGCGAAACTGTACGACGAGACCGCGACGACCGCGGACGCGCTGATCGCCGCGGGCGTCTGGAACACGTTGTCGTTCGGGCCGGGACTCGTCGAGAACGGCAAGGTGCTCACCGGCATCGACCAGGTCGAGGTGGACACCAACTTCGGCAACCATTCCATTCAAGGGCAACAACCGCGTACCGGCGTCGGCCTGATCGCCGCGAACCACCTGCTCTGGATCGTCGCGGACGGGCGCAGCAGCGGATACAGCCGGGGCGTCACGATGACCGAGTTCGCCCAGATCTTCGCGGACCGGGGCGCGCAGCTCGCGTACAACATCGACGGCGGCGGCTCGTCCGCGATGGTGTTCCGGGGGAATCTGGTCAACAACCCGCTCGGCAAGGGCCAGGAGCGCGGGACCAGCGACATCCTCTACGTGGCGGGCTGA
- a CDS encoding bifunctional glycosyltransferase family 2/GtrA family protein, producing MLVLIPAYQPDHRLAGLVRALDHHHVLVVDDGSGSAYAEFFEEARIAGAEVIHLDHNRGKGFALRTGFAHASARYPGHDVVCADSDGQHRPADIEAVAARVGVTDAAMVLGVRAFTGPVPARSRFGNTATRVLFRLVTGLTVTDTQTGLRGYPAWMLDFLTGVPGDRFEYELRLLLRAARQRLRVEEVRIATVYLDGNRSSHFRPLRDSARIYGPLLAFAASSLLAFAVDAGLLAILVTVTGQLALSAVLARTVSATLNYSVNRAVVFDRVPHRRAAPRYAGLALLSLSANVLLLSRLSDVLGSLVAAKLVTEVTLFAAGFAIQRAFVFGRRRAGDAAFVFGHRGTGDAAGAWPPAASVPEGFDRTRSSGSPKRPPYTGVTPGERRRPSPSASG from the coding sequence ATGCTGGTGCTGATCCCCGCCTACCAGCCCGATCACCGGCTCGCCGGGCTGGTCCGCGCCCTCGATCATCATCACGTGCTGGTCGTGGACGACGGGAGCGGCTCGGCGTACGCCGAATTCTTTGAAGAAGCCCGGATCGCCGGCGCCGAAGTCATCCACCTGGACCACAACCGGGGTAAGGGTTTCGCCCTGCGCACCGGATTCGCGCACGCCTCGGCGCGCTACCCGGGGCACGACGTGGTCTGCGCGGACAGCGACGGGCAGCACCGGCCGGCCGACATCGAGGCGGTCGCCGCCCGGGTCGGTGTCACCGACGCGGCGATGGTGCTCGGGGTCCGCGCGTTCACCGGGCCGGTGCCGGCCCGCAGCCGGTTCGGCAACACCGCCACCCGCGTGCTGTTCCGGCTGGTCACCGGGCTGACGGTGACCGACACGCAGACCGGGCTGCGCGGCTATCCGGCGTGGATGCTCGACTTCCTGACCGGCGTGCCCGGGGATCGGTTCGAGTACGAGCTGCGGCTGCTGCTGCGCGCGGCCCGGCAGCGGCTGCGGGTCGAGGAGGTCCGGATCGCGACCGTCTACCTGGACGGGAACCGGTCGTCGCACTTCCGGCCGCTGCGCGACTCGGCGCGGATCTACGGCCCGCTGCTCGCGTTCGCGGCGTCGTCGCTGCTGGCGTTCGCGGTGGACGCCGGCCTGCTGGCGATCCTGGTGACCGTTACCGGTCAGCTGGCGCTGTCCGCGGTGCTGGCCCGGACGGTCAGCGCGACGCTGAACTACTCGGTGAACCGGGCGGTGGTCTTCGACCGGGTGCCGCACCGGCGGGCGGCGCCGCGCTACGCCGGGCTCGCGCTGCTCTCGCTGAGCGCGAACGTGCTGCTCCTGAGTCGGCTCAGCGACGTGCTGGGGTCGCTCGTCGCCGCCAAGCTGGTCACCGAGGTGACCCTGTTCGCGGCCGGCTTCGCGATCCAGCGGGCGTTCGTCTTCGGGCGCCGGAGAGCAGGCGATGCGGCGTTCGTCTTCGGCCACCGCGGAACGGGCGATGCGGCCGGCGCTTGGCCGCCGGCCGCATCAGTTCCCGAAGGGTTCGACCGTACCCGCTCCAGTGGTTCCCCGAAGCGGCCGCCTTACACCGGGGTCACTCCGGGAGAGCGGCGTCGGCCGTCGCCGAGTGCTTCGGGATGA